In Fluviicola taffensis DSM 16823, the following are encoded in one genomic region:
- a CDS encoding serine hydrolase, whose protein sequence is MKLSLLLLALILGFSNLKAQTYFPPLVGNTWSTTDPATLGWCPDSITKMYDWLELSDSKAFIVLKDGKIVLEKYFGTFTIDSFYVWNSAGKTLTAYAVGIAQHEGFLDINDPTIDYLGTGWTSLTPTQEAAITIKHQLTMTTGLDDGVSDIHCTDPSCLIYKAAPGTRWAYHNGPYTLLDSVIESATGLTLNAWVNQKISSKIGMVGTYLQLGYNNVFASKARGMARFGLLLSQDGYWNANPVLPDLTYLNAMRNSSQSLNNSYGYLTWLNGKASFMLPQSQFVFSGELCPNAPTDMYAAEGKNGQIINVVPSQGLVVVRMGANMGTSLVGTQYNDTIWQYMNRLSCTLGTTENSIEEIQLSPNPSTGTFTISDLTGIEKMEVSNQLGQIVTFQQVEKEITLNTAQAGVYFLTIHTKNNTKTFRVMRY, encoded by the coding sequence ATGAAACTTTCTTTACTTCTACTTGCCCTTATCCTTGGGTTTTCAAATTTAAAGGCACAAACGTATTTCCCTCCACTAGTCGGAAATACTTGGTCTACAACAGATCCAGCAACCTTGGGATGGTGTCCAGATTCAATCACCAAAATGTACGATTGGCTGGAACTATCCGATTCCAAAGCATTTATTGTTTTGAAAGACGGAAAAATCGTATTAGAGAAATACTTTGGAACCTTTACTATAGACAGTTTTTATGTGTGGAATTCAGCAGGAAAAACCTTAACAGCTTATGCTGTGGGTATTGCACAACACGAAGGTTTTCTAGATATAAATGACCCAACGATTGATTACCTAGGAACTGGCTGGACAAGCTTAACACCAACTCAGGAAGCTGCAATTACAATTAAACATCAATTAACTATGACCACAGGTTTGGATGATGGAGTGTCAGATATTCATTGTACAGATCCCTCATGCTTGATTTACAAAGCAGCACCCGGAACGAGATGGGCATACCACAACGGACCGTATACCCTACTCGACTCAGTGATTGAATCTGCAACAGGATTGACATTGAATGCTTGGGTAAATCAAAAAATAAGCAGCAAAATTGGAATGGTTGGAACGTATCTTCAATTGGGATACAACAATGTATTTGCATCAAAAGCAAGAGGAATGGCTCGTTTTGGGTTATTACTTTCACAAGATGGTTATTGGAACGCAAATCCTGTACTTCCAGATTTAACCTACCTCAACGCAATGCGAAACAGCAGTCAAAGTTTAAACAACTCTTACGGATATTTGACTTGGTTAAATGGCAAAGCTTCCTTTATGCTTCCACAATCTCAGTTTGTATTCTCTGGAGAACTTTGCCCCAATGCTCCTACTGATATGTACGCCGCAGAAGGAAAAAATGGGCAAATTATCAATGTTGTCCCATCACAAGGCTTGGTTGTTGTGCGAATGGGAGCTAACATGGGGACTAGTCTAGTTGGAACGCAATACAACGATACGATTTGGCAATACATGAATCGATTGAGTTGTACATTAGGGACTACTGAAAATAGTATCGAAGAAATTCAACTATCTCCCAATCCTTCAACGGGCACTTTCACCATCTCCGATCTAACAGGTATCGAAAAAATGGAGGTTAGTAATCAACTTGGGCAAATAGTTACTTTTCAGCAAGTTGAAAAAGAAATCACATTAAACACAGCTCAAGCAGGAGTTTATTTTCTCACAATTCACACAAAAAACAATACAAAAACTTTCCGAGTGATGCGTTATTAG
- a CDS encoding cysteine desulfurase family protein produces MRVYLDNAATTPLAKEVAEAMIPVLQNEFGNPSSTHFYGRQTKALIETSRRSIAKQLNCSPGELIFTSGGTEADNIALNTGVFQLGVKRIISTTIEHHAVCHTIEHLAEREGIEAVWLSVDSKGNINLNELETYLKDEKPTLVSLMHANNEIGTLTPIEKVSEICKKYNAYFHTDTVQTMGHYAFDLDKLGIDFVTCAAHKFHGPKGIGFLYANKRIKTDILIHGGAQERGLRGGTENVYGIVGLAKAIELAYSHLEEHQAHVQGLKTYMIERLKETLSDVTFHGETDPAKSLYTVLNVCLPATEKSGMLLFTLDLKGVACSGGSACSSGATKGSHVLEGIQADNSRPNARFSFSRYTTKEEIDFAIEQLEAIYDKVLA; encoded by the coding sequence ATGCGTGTATATTTAGACAATGCTGCAACAACCCCACTTGCAAAAGAAGTTGCAGAAGCCATGATTCCAGTTTTACAAAATGAATTTGGAAACCCTTCTTCAACGCATTTCTATGGCCGACAAACAAAGGCGTTAATTGAAACTTCTCGTAGATCAATTGCGAAACAGTTAAACTGTTCACCGGGTGAGCTTATTTTCACTTCAGGCGGAACAGAAGCAGATAACATTGCTTTGAATACAGGTGTTTTCCAATTAGGAGTAAAACGCATTATTTCAACAACTATTGAGCATCATGCTGTTTGTCATACTATTGAACATTTAGCCGAAAGAGAAGGCATTGAAGCTGTTTGGTTATCAGTAGATTCCAAAGGAAATATCAATCTAAATGAGCTAGAAACTTATTTGAAAGACGAAAAACCAACGCTGGTTTCTTTGATGCACGCAAACAACGAAATTGGAACATTAACTCCAATTGAAAAAGTAAGTGAAATTTGCAAAAAATACAACGCTTATTTTCACACAGATACCGTTCAAACAATGGGGCATTACGCATTTGATTTGGACAAATTAGGAATCGATTTTGTGACATGTGCAGCACATAAATTTCACGGTCCAAAAGGAATTGGATTTTTGTACGCCAATAAACGCATCAAAACAGATATTTTAATTCACGGAGGAGCACAAGAAAGAGGATTGCGTGGAGGAACAGAAAATGTATACGGAATTGTTGGATTGGCAAAAGCAATCGAATTGGCATACTCTCATTTAGAAGAACACCAAGCGCATGTTCAAGGATTGAAAACCTACATGATTGAACGATTAAAAGAAACGCTTTCAGATGTTACTTTCCACGGGGAAACAGATCCTGCGAAAAGTTTGTACACCGTTTTAAACGTGTGTTTGCCTGCAACTGAAAAATCGGGAATGCTTTTATTTACATTGGATTTAAAAGGTGTTGCTTGTTCTGGGGGATCTGCATGTTCTTCTGGAGCTACAAAAGGTTCACATGTATTGGAAGGAATTCAGGCGGATAATTCACGCCCAAATGCCCGATTCTCATTTTCAAGATACACAACCAAAGAAGAAATAGATTTTGCTATCGAACAATTGGAAGCAATATATGACAAGGTATTAGCATAA
- a CDS encoding YdeI/OmpD-associated family protein gives MIEFETDVRALDYLNYWFVEITPDILAQLPGRAEKGDFNQRLLITLDYQIQWQAGILALGEGSGMITVQKDRLKKLGKTLGDSVIVQLEKDDSEFGVPVADEINEYWIQVPESKDRFDALTPGMKRYILNHVSTAKSTEKRLERTHLLLSNLLLAPQGKETFRFLLGKD, from the coding sequence ATGATCGAATTTGAAACAGACGTACGAGCACTTGATTATCTCAACTACTGGTTTGTGGAAATTACTCCTGATATACTCGCTCAATTGCCTGGCAGAGCCGAAAAAGGAGATTTCAATCAGCGATTACTCATCACCTTAGATTACCAAATTCAATGGCAAGCTGGAATTCTCGCTCTTGGTGAAGGAAGTGGAATGATCACTGTTCAAAAAGACCGACTAAAAAAGCTCGGAAAAACTTTAGGAGATTCGGTAATCGTACAATTGGAAAAAGACGATTCTGAATTTGGAGTTCCCGTTGCAGATGAAATCAACGAATACTGGATTCAGGTTCCAGAATCAAAAGATCGTTTTGATGCCCTTACTCCTGGAATGAAACGATACATTTTAAATCATGTATCCACTGCTAAATCAACAGAAAAAAGGTTGGAGCGAACCCATTTATTACTATCAAATCTACTTTTAGCTCCCCAAGGAAAAGAAACATTTCGGTTTCTTCTGGGCAAGGATTAA
- a CDS encoding vWA domain-containing protein, giving the protein MKSILITIVSLIAGIHFSQAQPVHPTDELRKIQIAILFDTSGSMDGLIEQAKSTIWKIVNIASKMSDKGKAPQLEIALYDYGNDEIKTPNWIRKRTDLIADLDSISGQLFSLKTNGGTEYCAAVIESSINDLKWSNNPNDLRLVYIAGNEPFNQGPIDYKKILKIAADRDIIVNTIYCGAYDQGVREFWYDGALQTQGSYFNIESNDAIKHIDTPYDKEIITANDSLNKTYVGYGRDGYYRASKQAREDENAGSKGIAVMSDRAEAKSKSNYKNATWDLVDGLEEGNVKLDSIRPEDLPKELKGKTKEEQTKYIESKKADRIKYQAKIGELSKKREEYIAEEKKKINESDAKKDLGSAIIESLVATAQKIGFTVE; this is encoded by the coding sequence ATGAAATCGATCCTTATTACAATTGTTAGCTTAATCGCGGGAATTCATTTCTCACAAGCTCAACCCGTTCATCCAACAGATGAATTGCGTAAAATCCAAATTGCGATTCTATTCGATACTTCCGGAAGTATGGACGGCCTAATCGAACAAGCAAAATCAACTATCTGGAAAATTGTCAATATCGCTTCTAAAATGTCTGATAAAGGCAAAGCCCCTCAGCTGGAAATTGCCCTGTACGATTATGGAAACGATGAAATAAAAACTCCTAATTGGATTCGCAAACGAACAGACCTCATCGCCGATTTGGACTCCATTTCAGGTCAACTTTTTTCACTAAAAACCAATGGTGGAACGGAATATTGTGCCGCAGTTATCGAATCTTCCATCAACGATTTAAAATGGTCTAACAACCCAAATGATTTGCGTTTAGTCTACATCGCTGGAAACGAGCCCTTCAATCAAGGTCCGATTGACTACAAGAAAATTTTAAAAATAGCTGCAGACCGAGACATCATTGTGAACACCATTTATTGTGGTGCATACGATCAAGGAGTGCGCGAATTTTGGTACGATGGAGCTCTTCAAACGCAAGGTTCTTATTTCAACATTGAATCGAATGATGCAATCAAACACATTGATACTCCATACGACAAAGAGATTATCACGGCGAATGATTCTTTAAACAAAACGTATGTAGGATATGGAAGAGACGGTTATTACCGAGCAAGTAAACAAGCAAGAGAAGATGAAAACGCTGGATCTAAAGGTATTGCTGTCATGAGCGATCGAGCTGAAGCAAAATCAAAATCAAATTACAAAAATGCAACTTGGGACTTAGTAGACGGATTGGAAGAAGGAAATGTGAAATTAGATAGTATTCGACCGGAAGATCTTCCTAAAGAACTGAAAGGAAAAACGAAAGAAGAACAAACGAAATATATCGAGTCTAAAAAAGCAGATCGCATTAAATACCAAGCTAAAATTGGAGAACTTTCGAAAAAAAGAGAAGAATATATTGCAGAAGAAAAGAAAAAAATCAATGAATCAGATGCAAAAAAAGACCTTGGATCAGCAATCATTGAATCCTTAGTTGCTACCGCACAGAAAATAGGATTCACGGTTGAATAA
- a CDS encoding thioredoxin domain-containing protein, with the protein MKKFLSITFLTLILVSCSNGQIANSLPATKFSAKLKGLPNAPIIDVRTPAEFSNGHLENALNYDWNGTEFENQIGFLDKSKPVFVYCLSGGRSSEAASKMRAEGFKEVYEMEGGLMQWRSQNLPETTRNEVVSKGMSKQDFEVLINSDKLVLIDFYADWCVPCKKMEPYLNEIANDLKNTVTVIRINADENQELCKELQISAIPVLQIYKKKKLIWTNTGFIEKSEVLKQL; encoded by the coding sequence ATGAAAAAATTCCTGTCGATTACCTTCCTAACACTTATCCTGGTCAGTTGTTCTAATGGACAAATAGCAAATTCACTTCCTGCTACCAAATTTTCAGCAAAACTGAAAGGACTTCCTAATGCTCCAATTATTGATGTAAGAACACCAGCAGAATTTTCAAATGGTCATCTTGAAAATGCCCTGAATTACGATTGGAACGGAACTGAGTTTGAGAATCAAATCGGATTTCTGGACAAGTCAAAACCCGTATTTGTTTATTGTTTAAGTGGTGGACGAAGTTCCGAAGCAGCTAGCAAGATGAGAGCAGAAGGTTTCAAAGAAGTTTATGAAATGGAAGGAGGTCTGATGCAATGGCGAAGCCAAAATCTTCCCGAAACGACAAGGAATGAAGTCGTATCAAAAGGAATGAGTAAACAAGATTTCGAAGTGCTTATAAACTCGGACAAATTAGTCCTCATTGATTTTTATGCAGATTGGTGCGTCCCTTGTAAAAAAATGGAACCTTATTTGAATGAAATTGCGAATGATTTGAAAAATACGGTTACTGTTATCAGAATCAATGCAGATGAAAACCAAGAACTTTGTAAAGAATTACAAATTAGTGCCATTCCGGTATTACAGATTTACAAAAAGAAAAAGCTTATCTGGACGAACACCGGCTTCATTGAAAAGTCTGAAGTGTTAAAGCAATTATAA
- a CDS encoding rhodanese-like domain-containing protein: MMNSIKQLLGFGPKVNYAELVKNGAIILDVRTKGEYAAGHINGSLNISLDSLGSNLNRLKDKDKPIITCCASGMRSASAKNILKSNGYTQVHNGGGWYSLQTKIRQ, encoded by the coding sequence ATGATGAACTCAATCAAACAATTATTGGGCTTTGGCCCAAAAGTAAATTATGCGGAGTTAGTGAAAAATGGAGCTATTATTCTGGACGTTCGTACTAAAGGAGAATATGCTGCCGGGCACATCAATGGCTCTCTGAACATCAGTTTGGATTCTCTGGGAAGTAATTTGAACCGGCTTAAAGACAAAGATAAACCCATTATCACTTGTTGTGCCAGTGGAATGCGAAGTGCTTCTGCAAAAAACATTCTAAAATCAAATGGGTACACGCAAGTTCACAATGGCGGTGGTTGGTACAGTTTACAAACTAAAATTCGACAATAA
- a CDS encoding rhodanese-like domain-containing protein, translating into MNIEQMIKEGQGTIVDVRTVAEFRGGNAANSINIPLQEIERRLDEVKNLKQPLILCCASGGRSGQATQFLSHQGIECYNGGSWLDVNYFQTR; encoded by the coding sequence ATGAACATAGAACAAATGATCAAAGAAGGACAAGGTACAATCGTAGATGTGAGAACAGTGGCAGAATTCAGAGGTGGAAATGCAGCCAACTCGATTAACATTCCTTTGCAAGAAATAGAGCGAAGATTGGATGAAGTAAAGAATTTAAAACAACCCTTAATTCTCTGTTGTGCTTCCGGAGGAAGAAGCGGTCAGGCAACACAATTTTTATCCCATCAGGGAATCGAATGTTACAATGGTGGTTCTTGGTTAGATGTCAATTATTTTCAAACACGTTAA
- a CDS encoding MBL fold metallo-hydrolase: MEIKQFEDKNLAHYSYAIHSNGEIALIDPARNPQPYYDFAKQHDVKITTVIETHPHADFVSSHLEIQETTHAKIYVSKLLGAEYAHQSFDDGDTIKLGNSFLKALNTPGHSPDSISIVAIDENGKEHAVFTGDTLFIGDCGRPDLREKAGAITSPRKELAKQMYHSLRNKLITLPDSVIVYPAHGAGSLCGKGLSEQNSSTIGAEKMSNWSLQSMSEEAFIQELLVDQPFIPKYFPFEVGINKKGAGGYQTSISKVLKREAITCTDCANTLNPEILIIDTRPQDQFKKAHLKNAINLMDDVKFETWLGSIVNPNESFYLIAENEEVLNQLIERTSKIGYENQIALAFVLDYGNESSDEFDLEDFKNNLNKYTIIDIRNPSEVKAAKIFEQSIHIPLYELRERSQEIPTNKPIVVHCAGGYRSAAGSSIIKSKIHGASQVIDLSEAVKTF, translated from the coding sequence ATGGAAATCAAACAATTCGAAGACAAAAACTTAGCACATTATTCTTATGCAATTCACAGTAATGGAGAAATCGCTCTGATTGACCCGGCGAGAAATCCACAACCCTATTATGATTTTGCAAAACAGCACGATGTAAAAATTACGACCGTGATTGAAACACATCCTCACGCTGATTTCGTAAGTAGTCACTTAGAAATTCAGGAAACAACTCATGCGAAAATTTATGTAAGCAAACTACTTGGCGCCGAATATGCACATCAATCTTTCGATGACGGAGACACCATAAAACTCGGAAACAGTTTCTTAAAAGCATTAAACACACCTGGTCATTCGCCAGATAGTATTAGTATAGTGGCAATAGACGAAAACGGGAAAGAACACGCTGTTTTTACAGGAGACACCTTGTTCATCGGTGACTGTGGAAGACCTGATTTAAGAGAAAAAGCAGGTGCTATAACTTCTCCACGAAAAGAATTAGCAAAACAGATGTATCATTCACTCAGAAACAAACTTATCACACTACCAGATTCAGTAATTGTTTATCCAGCACATGGAGCAGGTAGTTTATGTGGAAAAGGGTTGAGTGAGCAAAACAGCAGTACAATTGGTGCTGAAAAAATGAGCAACTGGAGTTTGCAATCAATGAGTGAAGAAGCCTTTATTCAAGAGCTATTGGTTGACCAGCCATTCATCCCTAAATACTTCCCTTTTGAAGTGGGGATCAATAAAAAAGGAGCTGGCGGGTATCAAACCAGTATTTCAAAAGTGCTGAAAAGAGAAGCTATTACTTGCACCGATTGTGCAAATACACTTAATCCTGAAATTTTAATCATTGATACCAGACCGCAAGATCAGTTCAAAAAAGCTCATTTAAAAAATGCCATTAATCTAATGGATGATGTCAAATTTGAAACCTGGTTGGGAAGTATTGTAAATCCTAATGAATCCTTCTATTTGATAGCTGAAAACGAAGAAGTTTTGAATCAGTTGATTGAACGCACCTCTAAAATCGGTTATGAAAACCAAATTGCGCTTGCTTTTGTATTGGATTACGGAAATGAATCTTCTGATGAATTCGATTTGGAAGATTTCAAAAACAACCTAAATAAGTATACAATCATTGATATCAGAAATCCTTCCGAAGTGAAAGCAGCTAAAATTTTCGAACAGTCGATTCACATTCCATTATACGAACTAAGAGAACGAAGTCAAGAAATTCCGACGAACAAGCCCATTGTTGTTCATTGTGCAGGAGGATACCGCAGTGCGGCAGGAAGCAGTATTATCAAATCAAAAATCCATGGAGCTTCACAAGTAATTGATTTAAGTGAAGCAGTAAAAACTTTTTAA
- a CDS encoding sulfite exporter TauE/SafE family protein, with amino-acid sequence MELQNALILGIIGLAAGLLGGMLGLGGAIIIIPALMIFLGYSQQLAQGTALIMMVLPVGALAAFQYYQKGFVDVKAALILAGFFFVGGFFGAKFATQIPQEILKKVFAVMLVGIALKMWFQK; translated from the coding sequence ATGGAACTACAAAACGCACTTATTTTAGGAATCATTGGTCTAGCAGCTGGATTACTCGGAGGCATGCTTGGCCTTGGTGGAGCAATCATTATTATTCCTGCATTAATGATTTTTCTCGGTTATTCTCAGCAATTAGCCCAAGGAACTGCATTAATCATGATGGTTCTTCCAGTTGGGGCTTTAGCCGCATTTCAATATTATCAAAAAGGATTTGTTGATGTAAAAGCTGCTTTAATACTAGCAGGATTTTTCTTTGTGGGCGGCTTCTTCGGTGCCAAATTTGCCACACAAATTCCTCAAGAAATATTGAAAAAAGTTTTTGCAGTAATGCTCGTAGGAATTGCCCTTAAAATGTGGTTTCAAAAATAA
- a CDS encoding Crp/Fnr family transcriptional regulator yields the protein MELSNLSEFKSSKELREKLADLGFAKTFDEGEIILNENAYIKAIPIVTKGSIKVMRTDEDGREILLYYIKPGESCIMSFLGGIHQDTSKVKAIAEEDTEILFIPIDKVGLLIKDYPEWLDFIFRLYHKRFEELLEVVNAVAFKKMDERLLNLLQKKCELISNKTLSVTHEQLANELGTARVVVSRLLKHMEDQGLVKLGRNKVSLL from the coding sequence ATGGAATTAAGTAATCTATCCGAATTCAAATCTTCTAAAGAACTCAGAGAAAAGCTTGCAGACCTTGGTTTTGCTAAAACATTTGACGAGGGTGAAATCATCCTCAATGAGAATGCCTATATCAAAGCAATTCCAATTGTCACCAAGGGAAGTATTAAAGTGATGCGAACAGATGAAGACGGAAGGGAAATTTTGCTCTATTACATCAAACCTGGTGAAAGTTGCATCATGTCTTTTTTAGGTGGAATTCATCAAGATACTAGTAAAGTAAAAGCAATTGCAGAAGAAGATACAGAAATTCTCTTTATCCCAATTGACAAGGTCGGTTTACTTATTAAAGACTATCCGGAGTGGCTTGACTTTATATTCCGCCTCTATCACAAACGCTTTGAAGAACTATTGGAAGTAGTAAATGCCGTGGCTTTTAAAAAAATGGATGAACGACTTTTAAATCTACTTCAAAAAAAATGTGAACTCATTAGCAATAAGACACTCTCCGTAACTCACGAACAATTAGCCAACGAGTTAGGCACTGCTCGTGTAGTAGTTTCAAGACTCCTCAAACACATGGAAGATCAAGGCCTAGTAAAATTAGGTCGAAATAAAGTTTCGCTTCTGTAA
- a CDS encoding acetolactate decarboxylase → MKTFNVFFIGLFSFLISSLNSFCQQSNSNIQMVGAMKNVMWKGQLYGTINLDTISNKQHLFGLGPVEYLTGELLIIDGKAYKSTVVTDSTMQVEETFQAKAPFFGYATINNWSEQDLPDSIQTIAQLETFLDKITKNAVHPFFFQLKGTLETAKIHVVNLPKGSKVSSPEDAHQGQTNYFLNQDEVTILGFFSKDHQAVFTHHDTYLHMHLITSDKQKMGHLYDFFFQKGTFKLYLPTP, encoded by the coding sequence ATGAAAACATTCAACGTTTTTTTCATTGGACTATTCAGCTTCCTAATTAGTTCTTTGAATTCCTTTTGCCAACAATCCAATTCAAACATTCAAATGGTTGGTGCAATGAAAAATGTGATGTGGAAGGGACAACTTTACGGAACAATAAACCTCGATACGATTTCAAACAAACAACATTTATTTGGACTTGGACCAGTGGAATATTTGACGGGAGAACTGCTGATAATTGATGGTAAAGCTTACAAATCCACTGTTGTGACAGACAGTACAATGCAGGTTGAAGAAACATTTCAAGCCAAAGCTCCGTTTTTTGGATATGCCACCATCAACAACTGGTCGGAGCAAGATTTACCTGACAGCATTCAAACAATTGCTCAATTAGAGACATTCCTTGATAAAATCACCAAAAACGCTGTTCATCCCTTTTTCTTTCAATTAAAAGGAACACTGGAAACAGCCAAAATTCATGTTGTAAATCTTCCCAAAGGATCAAAAGTAAGTTCTCCGGAAGACGCTCACCAAGGACAAACCAACTATTTCCTTAATCAGGATGAAGTAACCATTTTAGGCTTTTTCTCCAAGGATCACCAAGCAGTATTCACGCACCACGATACCTATTTACACATGCATCTGATTACTTCTGACAAACAAAAGATGGGGCATCTGTACGATTTTTTCTTCCAAAAAGGAACTTTCAAACTTTACCTTCCTACCCCATGA
- a CDS encoding SRPBCC family protein → MIIRQNNYELRMPNYEFSNHPKRIEKSILIQDSPAKIWEYLTNPDLMKQWMGDPEMNIEVITDWKVGNPFGIKGFHHLQFENKGTILQFEPEKIFQYEYLSSMSNLADTPENHTMITFNLVPKAEKTELIVEAENFPSKIIYKHLEFYWNGTVTLLKNLIEKDSLQDI, encoded by the coding sequence ATGATCATCAGACAAAATAATTACGAATTACGAATGCCGAATTACGAATTTTCAAATCATCCGAAGCGAATCGAAAAAAGCATTTTGATTCAAGATTCACCTGCAAAGATTTGGGAATACCTCACGAATCCTGATTTGATGAAGCAATGGATGGGAGATCCCGAAATGAACATTGAAGTAATCACTGATTGGAAAGTTGGAAATCCGTTTGGCATTAAAGGTTTTCATCATCTGCAATTTGAAAATAAAGGAACCATTCTTCAGTTTGAGCCTGAAAAAATTTTTCAATACGAATATCTGAGCTCCATGTCAAATTTGGCTGATACACCTGAGAATCATACGATGATTACCTTTAACTTGGTTCCGAAAGCAGAAAAAACAGAATTGATTGTGGAAGCAGAAAATTTTCCGTCGAAAATCATTTATAAGCACTTGGAGTTTTATTGGAACGGAACTGTTACTTTGCTGAAAAATTTGATTGAAAAGGATAGTTTACAAGATATTTAA
- a CDS encoding nuclear transport factor 2 family protein: protein MNSKYLFKFFLVIWFVGSSVSAFTQVESSSKLYKTILSKDSLLFQVGFNTCDISQFESLLSESFEFFHDKSGISNRKKFLNDLKNGLCKYPETYQSRRELIVEKTQVFPLYENGELYGAIQYGEHRFYEKMDGKQEQFASTAKFTHVWILENGLWKLNKSLSYDHQTK from the coding sequence ATGAATTCAAAGTATCTATTTAAATTTTTCTTAGTTATTTGGTTTGTAGGTTCGTCAGTAAGTGCATTTACGCAAGTTGAAAGCAGTTCGAAGCTATATAAAACCATTCTTTCGAAAGACAGTTTGCTCTTTCAAGTTGGTTTCAATACCTGTGACATTTCGCAGTTTGAATCTTTGCTAAGCGAGAGTTTTGAGTTTTTCCATGACAAATCTGGTATTTCTAACCGGAAAAAATTCCTGAATGATTTAAAAAACGGCTTGTGTAAATATCCTGAAACCTATCAATCAAGAAGGGAACTCATTGTGGAAAAGACACAGGTTTTTCCCCTTTATGAAAACGGAGAACTCTACGGTGCAATCCAGTATGGAGAACACCGCTTTTACGAAAAGATGGATGGAAAACAGGAACAATTTGCTAGTACGGCGAAGTTCACACATGTGTGGATATTAGAAAACGGGCTTTGGAAATTGAATAAGAGTTTGAGTTATGATCATCAGACAAAATAA